From one Physeter macrocephalus isolate SW-GA chromosome 18, ASM283717v5, whole genome shotgun sequence genomic stretch:
- the LOC112062703 gene encoding LOW QUALITY PROTEIN: UDP-N-acetylglucosamine--peptide N-acetylglucosaminyltransferase 110 kDa subunit-like (The sequence of the model RefSeq protein was modified relative to this genomic sequence to represent the inferred CDS: inserted 2 bases in 1 codon; substituted 1 base at 1 genomic stop codon), whose amino-acid sequence MTPFPLSLQKLQMVYSVGNVADSTEPTKLTFQGLAELAHREYQAGDFEAAERYCMQLWRQEPDNSGVLLLLSSINFQCRRLDRSAHFSTLAIKQNPLLAEAYSNLGNVYKEGRQMQEAIEHYRYALRLKPDFIDGYINLAAALVAAGDMEGAVQAYVSALQYNPDLYCVCSDLGNVLKAQGHLEEAKACYLKAIETQPNFAVAWNNLGCVFNAQGEIWLAIHHFEKAVNLDSHFLDAYISLGNVLKEARIFDRAVAAYLFALSLSPNHAVVHGNLACAYYEQGLIDLAIDIYRXAIELQSHFPDAYYNLANDLKEKSGVAKGEDCYIALRLCPTHADXLNNLANMKREQGNIEEAVRLYHKALEVFPEFAAAHSNLASVLQQQGELQEALMHYKEVIRISLTFADAYYNMGNTLMEMQDVQGALQCYTRAIQINPAFVDAHSNLAAIHKDSGNIPEAIASYRTALKLKPDFPDAYCNLAHYLQIVCDWTDYDERMKKLVSIVANQLEKNRLPSVQPHHSMLYPLSHGFRKAIADLFLMASERLLLRGMGTSAWII is encoded by the exons ATgaccccctttcctctctccctccagaaGCTCCAGATGGTGTATTCTGTGGGCAACGTGGCTGACAGCACAGAGCCAACGAAACTAACCTTCCAAGGGTTAGCTGAGTTGGCACATCGAGAATATCAGGCAGGAGATTTTGAGGCAGCTGAGAGATACTGCATGCAGCTCTGGAGACAAGAGCCAGACAATAGTGGTGtacttttattactttcatcTATAAACTTCCAGTGTCGAAGGCTGGACAGATCTGCCCACTTTAGTACTCTGGCAATTAAACAGAACCCTCTTCTGGCAGAAGCCTATTCGAATTTGGGGAATGTGTACAAGGAAGGAAGGCAGATGCAGGAAGCAATTGAGCATTACCGGTATGCACTGCGTCTCAAACCAGATTTCATCGATGGTTATATTAACCTGGCAGCCGCTTTGGTAGCAGCAGGCGACATGGAAGGGGCAGTACAAGCTTACGTCTCTGCTCTTCAGTACAATCCTGATTTGTACTGTGTTTGCAGTGACCTGGGGAACGTGCTCAAAGCCCAGGGTCACTTGGAAGAAGCCAAGGCATGTTATTTGAAAGCAATTGAGACGCAACCGAACTTTGCAGTAGCCTGGAATAATCTTGGCTGTGTTTTCAATGCGCAAGGAGAGATTTGGCTTGCAATTCATCACTTTGAAAAGGCTGTCAACCTTGACTCCCATTTTCTGGATGCTTATATAAGTTTAGGAAATGTCTTGAAAGAGGCACGGATTTTTGACAGAGCTGTGGCAGCTTACCTTTTTGCCCTAAGCTTGAGTCCAAATCATGCAGTGGTACATGGCAACCTGGCTTGTGCATACTATGAGCAAGGCCTGATAGATCTGGCAATAGACATCTACAGGTGAGCTATTGAATTGCAATCACATTTCCCTGATGCTTACTACAACCTAGCCAACGATCTCAAAGAGAAGAGCGGTGTTGCCAAAGGAGAAGATTGTTATATAGCTCTCCGGCTGTGTCCCACCCATGCAGA TCTGAATAACCTAGCCAATATGAAACGAGAACAGGGAAACATTGAAGAGGCAGTTCGCTTGTATCATAAAGCATTAGAAGTCTTCCCAGAGTTTGCTGCTGCCCATTCAAATTTAGCAAGTGTATTGCAGCAGCAGGGAGAACTGCAGGAAGCTCTGATGCATTATAAGGAGGTTATTCGAATCAGTCTTACGTTTGCGGATGCCTACTATAATATGGGAAACACTCTAATGGAGATGCAGGATGTCCAGGGAGCCTTGCAGTGTTATACTCGTGCCATTCAGATTAACCCTGCATTTGTGGATGCCCACAGCAATCTGGCTGCCATTCACAAGGATTCAGGGAATATTCCAGAAGCAATTGCTTCTTATCGCACTGCTCTGAAGCTTAAACCTGATTTTCCTGATGCTTATTGTAATTTGGCTCATTACCTGCAGATTGTCTGTGATTGGACAGACTATGATGAGCGAATGAAGAAGTTGGTCAGCATTGTGGCTAACCAGTTAGAGAAGAATAGGTTGCCTTCTGTGCAACCTCATCATAGTATGCTATATCCTCTTTCTCATGGCTTCAGGAAGGCTATTGCTGACCTCTTTCTCATGGCTTCAGAAAGGCTATTGCTGAGAGGCATGGGGACGTCTGCTTGGATAATATAA